The following are encoded together in the Acidovorax sp. KKS102 genome:
- a CDS encoding PilT/PilU family type 4a pilus ATPase: MDPLAPSPSPDPRLLACLALVARERASDLFLMAGAAPTIKRQGAFIPIAQQVLSADDVRQMAYSILREAQRKEFEATMECDLSLQTADGERFRVNVHMQRGQAGMVIRHVIARIPTLEELGLPPVLQRLAFLKGGLVLTVGSAGSGKTTTLAALLDHRNTHTGGHILTVEDPIEYLHSHKKSLVTQREVGLDTLSYDEALRRAMREAPNVIMIGEIRDRATMQHALHYAESGHLCVSTLHANNANQAVQRIVNFFPEDAHRQLLMDLSLNLRAVIAQRLVQGLAGHLVPATEIMLLTPYVAELIQKGQIDELKTAITRSGEQGMWSFDQSLLGMVEAGAISPEEAIANADNRTDVRLRLRLAAGASLGGEGMQMAPEEPPPDEPPPTTHR; encoded by the coding sequence ATGGACCCGCTGGCACCATCCCCATCCCCCGATCCCCGGCTGCTGGCTTGCCTGGCCCTGGTGGCGCGCGAGCGCGCTTCGGACCTCTTTCTGATGGCCGGTGCTGCGCCCACCATCAAGCGGCAGGGCGCCTTCATCCCCATTGCGCAGCAAGTGCTCTCAGCCGACGATGTGCGGCAAATGGCCTATTCCATCCTGCGGGAGGCCCAGCGCAAGGAGTTTGAGGCCACGATGGAATGTGACCTGTCGCTGCAGACCGCCGATGGCGAGCGCTTTCGGGTGAATGTGCACATGCAGCGGGGGCAGGCCGGCATGGTGATTCGCCATGTGATTGCGCGGATTCCCACGCTGGAAGAACTGGGGTTGCCGCCCGTGCTCCAGCGGCTGGCGTTTCTCAAAGGGGGATTGGTGTTGACGGTGGGCTCGGCAGGCTCAGGCAAGACCACCACGCTGGCGGCACTGCTGGACCATCGCAATACGCACACCGGCGGGCACATCCTTACGGTGGAAGACCCCATCGAATACCTGCACAGCCACAAAAAATCCCTGGTGACGCAACGCGAGGTAGGGCTCGATACCCTGTCGTATGACGAAGCGCTGCGCCGCGCCATGCGTGAGGCGCCTAACGTGATCATGATTGGCGAGATCCGCGACCGGGCCACCATGCAGCACGCGCTGCACTACGCCGAATCCGGCCACCTGTGTGTGTCCACCCTGCACGCCAACAACGCCAACCAAGCCGTGCAGCGCATCGTCAACTTCTTCCCCGAGGATGCGCACCGCCAACTGCTCATGGACCTGTCGCTCAACCTGCGCGCCGTGATTGCGCAGCGGCTGGTCCAGGGGCTTGCGGGCCATCTGGTACCCGCTACTGAGATCATGCTGCTGACGCCCTATGTGGCCGAGCTGATCCAGAAGGGGCAGATCGACGAACTCAAGACCGCCATCACCCGCAGCGGCGAGCAGGGCATGTGGAGCTTTGACCAGTCGCTGCTGGGCATGGTGGAGGCGGGCGCGATATCGCCCGAAGAAGCCATCGCCAACGCGGACAACCGCACCGATGTCCGCTTGCGGCTGCGGCTGGCCGCGGGGGCCTCGCTGGGCGGCGAGGGCATGCAGATGGCGCCGGAGGAACCCCCGCCGGACGAACCACCGCCCACGACACATCGCTGA
- a CDS encoding cyclic nucleotide-binding domain-containing protein: MTETRTINNARIFHPQSALGATDGAAVSLPSILGSTVILYSQVAPTALSAGVLAAFLGVAWVTLLTSQSSRPIAYTTRFFEAATLATLVLQMAHRLPQFGLQDTEATRLGLLCGISALAGLVVGLLWLLRAERLARFIPAPVYSGFASSIAVSIGISQWSSLKTQLDQPQMALPVAAAVATVVVSALVVKRFRPQWPASAVGLSAGIAIGLATAFSDTPLPRLMEFQSWSVPVQLADFTGLWGPSEHRWYWWLDLVKGAAILGALVFLNNVVTGEQLAQLDDRRFLTSVDKTVQAFAIASAGALGSPSVSGSLSVSMMAARSRSLTAIAMCALALLLGAICASGALVLIPVAALSGLLLVEAWQLWDRGSARHALRLFRNRTVDRHHKEDLMVIAGVMAASLLVNMVAALLVGLLLGLVLHAHRNTQKPVRRTLSGLEIQSNCARAPAEFEFLAQHGSEIRVLQLDSHQFFASAALLQDAVRQVFVEARFVVMDWAAVRQIDSSIAQGISRLQAQAQRLGIVLMHAGTQWRHSNVHALLSNDVPETRIAPDLDRALETVENMLLQRLLPPFQTEDQQGHLLWPSHLTDDESHVLRCVMTLHTFEPGHCFIREGESSDALWFITRGQASVQLTTEDGAHLRLSGVRAGTAVGQIGFIDKQVRSASVVAETGVEAMRLGRAAFQKLSHEHPELVQKLLSQLSIDLATHLRAANLHALAQAHHVMA, translated from the coding sequence ATGACTGAGACGCGAACGATTAATAACGCCCGGATATTCCATCCACAATCCGCTTTGGGCGCCACGGATGGCGCTGCGGTGAGTTTGCCTAGCATTCTGGGTAGTACTGTCATCCTGTATTCGCAAGTTGCGCCCACAGCCCTCAGCGCGGGCGTTCTCGCGGCTTTTCTTGGTGTGGCTTGGGTCACATTGTTGACGTCGCAAAGCAGTCGCCCGATTGCATATACGACGCGCTTTTTTGAGGCTGCAACGCTGGCCACGTTAGTGCTTCAGATGGCACATCGTCTGCCGCAGTTTGGTCTGCAAGACACTGAGGCGACACGCCTTGGTTTGTTATGTGGCATATCGGCATTGGCGGGTTTGGTTGTGGGGCTGCTATGGCTGTTGCGTGCGGAGCGGTTGGCGCGATTCATTCCGGCGCCTGTATATAGTGGTTTTGCCAGCAGCATTGCGGTGTCCATCGGCATTTCCCAATGGTCTAGTTTGAAAACGCAGCTCGATCAACCTCAGATGGCCTTGCCGGTTGCTGCTGCGGTTGCCACGGTGGTGGTTAGTGCATTGGTGGTCAAGCGGTTTCGTCCACAATGGCCTGCCTCGGCAGTGGGGCTGTCCGCGGGTATTGCTATTGGCTTGGCCACGGCTTTTTCCGACACTCCGCTGCCCCGATTGATGGAATTTCAGTCGTGGAGCGTTCCGGTGCAGCTCGCCGACTTCACCGGTTTGTGGGGGCCTTCAGAACACCGGTGGTATTGGTGGCTGGATCTGGTGAAAGGTGCAGCCATACTCGGCGCGCTGGTCTTTTTGAACAATGTCGTGACGGGTGAGCAATTAGCTCAGTTGGATGATCGGCGCTTCCTGACTAGCGTAGATAAGACGGTACAGGCCTTTGCGATAGCCAGTGCGGGTGCGCTGGGATCTCCTTCGGTTTCGGGTTCATTGTCGGTCTCGATGATGGCGGCACGCTCTAGGTCGCTGACTGCCATAGCAATGTGCGCCCTGGCGTTACTGTTGGGTGCAATCTGTGCCTCTGGCGCGCTTGTATTGATTCCAGTCGCTGCGCTTTCCGGTCTACTACTGGTGGAGGCATGGCAACTTTGGGACCGCGGCAGTGCCCGGCATGCGCTGCGATTGTTCCGCAACCGTACCGTTGATAGGCACCACAAGGAAGACCTTATGGTTATCGCCGGTGTAATGGCCGCATCTCTGTTGGTTAATATGGTGGCTGCCTTACTGGTGGGGCTACTGCTGGGTCTGGTTCTGCATGCCCATCGCAACACGCAAAAGCCGGTACGACGAACATTGTCTGGCCTTGAAATCCAGTCGAATTGTGCGCGGGCGCCTGCCGAGTTCGAATTCCTTGCACAGCACGGCAGTGAGATTCGGGTGTTGCAGTTGGATAGTCATCAGTTTTTTGCTTCAGCTGCCTTACTGCAGGATGCGGTACGTCAGGTGTTCGTTGAAGCCCGCTTTGTTGTCATGGACTGGGCGGCCGTGCGGCAGATTGACTCCAGTATCGCTCAGGGAATCAGTAGGCTACAGGCACAGGCTCAGCGATTAGGAATCGTGCTCATGCATGCAGGCACGCAGTGGAGGCACAGCAATGTGCATGCGCTGCTGTCCAATGATGTGCCCGAAACACGCATTGCTCCCGATCTGGATAGAGCGTTAGAGACGGTGGAAAACATGCTTTTGCAACGGCTCTTGCCACCGTTCCAAACGGAAGACCAGCAAGGCCATCTGCTTTGGCCTTCGCATCTGACGGACGATGAGAGCCATGTTTTGAGATGCGTGATGACCCTCCATACGTTCGAACCCGGGCATTGTTTTATCCGTGAAGGCGAGTCCAGTGATGCGCTATGGTTCATCACGCGCGGGCAAGCTAGTGTGCAGTTGACGACCGAGGACGGTGCGCACCTGCGCCTCTCTGGGGTGCGCGCCGGGACAGCGGTGGGGCAAATCGGATTTATCGATAAGCAAGTACGTTCAGCCTCCGTTGTGGCAGAAACTGGAGTCGAAGCGATGCGCTTAGGCCGTGCAGCGTTCCAAAAGCTCTCGCATGAGCATCCGGAATTGGTGCAGAAGCTGCTTTCCCAATTGAGTATTGACTTGGCGACGCACCTGAGGGCGGCGAATTTGCACGCTTTGGCGCAGGCGCATCACGTAATGGCTTAG
- a CDS encoding deoxyribodipyrimidine photo-lyase has translation MPSSPEPRYPRGLVWFRRDLRAHDQAALYHALTRCEQVFCAFVFDKHILDALPRADRRVEFIRESLVELDDTLRELSGQERGGLIVWHAVASDAIPALVSALDVQAVFANHDDEPQALDRDRLVRTRLAAAGKAFHTFKDHTLLERSEVLTQTGNPYSVFTPYKNAWLKKIDAFQLKSYPVERHAHHLAARPEAHCQPVPTLQDLGFEPTDLSQLRLPTGARGAQQLFDDFLGRIERYEDTRNFPAVKGPSYLSVHLRFGTISPRLLARTAHRLMLEGNPGATTWLSELIWRDFYFQILHHHPHVVGQSFKPAYDAIAWETGPEADALFAAWCEGRTGYPLVDAAMAQINQTGYMHNRLRMVVASFLVKDLGIDWRRGEAYFATHLNDFDLAANNGGWQWASSSGCDAQPYFRIFNPVSQSEKFDPEGKFIRRYLPLLAALPTKALHAPWLARPLELQEAGVRLGDTYPLPVVEHDAARQRTLERYAVVKTAGG, from the coding sequence ATGCCCTCCTCCCCCGAGCCCCGCTACCCCCGCGGCCTGGTCTGGTTCCGCCGCGACCTGCGCGCCCACGACCAGGCCGCCCTGTACCACGCGCTGACGCGCTGCGAGCAGGTGTTCTGCGCCTTCGTCTTTGACAAGCACATCCTCGACGCCCTGCCCCGCGCCGACCGGCGGGTGGAGTTCATCCGCGAGTCGCTGGTGGAGCTGGACGACACGCTGCGCGAGCTTTCGGGGCAGGAAAGGGGCGGCCTCATCGTGTGGCACGCCGTGGCCAGCGATGCCATTCCGGCACTGGTCAGCGCCCTGGACGTGCAGGCCGTCTTTGCCAACCACGACGATGAACCCCAGGCGCTGGACCGCGACCGCCTGGTACGCACGCGCCTGGCGGCCGCCGGCAAGGCCTTTCACACGTTCAAGGACCATACGCTGCTGGAGCGCAGCGAGGTGCTGACGCAGACGGGCAACCCGTACAGCGTGTTCACGCCGTACAAGAATGCGTGGCTCAAGAAGATCGACGCGTTCCAGCTCAAGAGCTATCCGGTGGAGCGCCACGCCCACCATCTGGCAGCCCGCCCTGAGGCCCATTGCCAGCCCGTGCCCACCTTGCAGGACCTCGGGTTTGAGCCCACGGACCTGTCCCAGCTGCGCCTGCCCACGGGAGCCCGGGGCGCACAGCAGCTGTTCGACGATTTTCTGGGCCGCATCGAGCGGTATGAGGACACGCGCAACTTTCCGGCAGTGAAAGGGCCCAGCTACCTGAGCGTGCACCTGCGGTTTGGCACCATCTCGCCGCGCTTGCTCGCGCGCACGGCGCACCGCCTGATGCTGGAGGGCAACCCGGGCGCCACGACCTGGCTCAGTGAGCTGATCTGGCGGGACTTCTACTTCCAGATCCTGCACCACCACCCGCATGTGGTGGGCCAGAGCTTCAAGCCTGCCTACGACGCCATCGCCTGGGAGACCGGCCCTGAAGCCGATGCCCTGTTTGCCGCTTGGTGCGAGGGCCGCACCGGCTACCCGCTGGTGGACGCCGCCATGGCGCAGATAAACCAGACGGGCTACATGCACAACCGCCTACGCATGGTAGTGGCCAGCTTTCTGGTGAAAGACCTGGGCATCGACTGGCGGCGCGGCGAGGCCTACTTTGCCACGCACCTCAATGACTTCGACCTGGCCGCCAACAACGGCGGCTGGCAGTGGGCCAGCTCCAGCGGGTGCGACGCCCAGCCCTATTTCCGCATCTTCAACCCGGTGAGCCAGAGCGAGAAGTTCGACCCGGAGGGCAAGTTCATCCGCCGCTACCTGCCCCTGCTCGCAGCGCTTCCCACCAAGGCGCTGCACGCCCCGTGGCTGGCGCGGCCGCTGGAGTTGCAGGAGGCGGGGGTACGCTTGGGTGACACCTACCCCCTGCCCGTGGTGGAGCATGACGCAGCGCGGCAGCGCACGCTGGAGCGCTACGCCGTCGTCAAGACGGCCGGGGGGTAA
- the ruvX gene encoding Holliday junction resolvase RuvX, with amino-acid sequence MTGAPAQSIQPPAVPAHFQTFLAFDFGLKRTGVASGNRMLKSATPQRTIQAEGDARFAQVAERIKEWQPDALVIGVPYHPDGAAHENTARALKFGRQLRGRFGLQVFEVDERYSTTEAIAGGAKDADAASACIILEQFLRNLP; translated from the coding sequence ATGACTGGTGCGCCCGCTCAGTCCATTCAGCCGCCAGCCGTTCCTGCGCATTTCCAGACTTTTCTTGCTTTTGATTTCGGGCTCAAGCGCACGGGCGTGGCCTCGGGCAACCGCATGCTCAAGAGCGCCACGCCCCAGCGCACCATCCAGGCCGAGGGCGACGCCCGTTTTGCCCAGGTGGCCGAGCGCATCAAGGAATGGCAGCCTGACGCTTTGGTGATCGGCGTGCCTTACCACCCGGACGGCGCAGCCCACGAAAACACGGCACGTGCGCTCAAGTTCGGGCGCCAGTTGCGTGGCCGCTTTGGTCTGCAGGTGTTTGAGGTGGACGAGCGCTACAGCACCACCGAAGCCATCGCCGGTGGCGCCAAGGATGCCGACGCGGCCTCGGCCTGCATCATCCTGGAACAGTTTTTGAGGAATCTCCCATGA
- a CDS encoding 1-acyl-sn-glycerol-3-phosphate acyltransferase, with protein MKFLRASWRLLRLLGHIAKGLWIVALRFPSLSRDQQHARVQVWSMELLAHAGISLRILGQPPVTGPVMLVANHISWLDIPVMHAARHCRFVSKSDVQGWPLIGTLATAAGTLYIERSSRRDALRMVRSMQEALERGEVLAVFPEGTTGDGREMLPFHANLLQAAVAAQAPVQPVGLRFADKATGATSFAPSYIGDETLVGSIWRTLSAPPIEAVVHYGPPELAGERDRRTWTQHLHDTVNKLRRS; from the coding sequence GTGAAGTTCCTGCGCGCCAGCTGGCGCCTCTTGCGGCTGCTGGGCCATATTGCCAAGGGCCTGTGGATCGTGGCGCTGCGGTTTCCGTCGCTGTCGCGGGACCAGCAACACGCCCGCGTGCAGGTGTGGTCGATGGAGCTGCTGGCCCATGCGGGCATCAGCCTGCGCATCCTGGGCCAGCCCCCGGTCACTGGCCCGGTGATGCTGGTGGCCAACCACATCTCGTGGCTCGACATCCCGGTGATGCACGCCGCGCGGCACTGCCGCTTTGTCTCCAAGTCCGACGTGCAGGGCTGGCCGCTGATCGGCACCCTGGCCACGGCTGCAGGCACGCTCTACATCGAGCGCAGCTCGCGCCGCGATGCGCTGCGCATGGTGCGCTCCATGCAAGAGGCGCTGGAGCGCGGCGAGGTGCTGGCCGTGTTCCCTGAAGGCACCACGGGCGACGGGCGCGAGATGCTGCCCTTCCACGCCAACCTGCTGCAGGCCGCCGTGGCCGCGCAGGCCCCGGTGCAGCCCGTGGGTCTGCGCTTTGCCGACAAGGCCACCGGCGCCACCAGCTTTGCGCCGAGCTACATCGGCGACGAAACCCTGGTGGGCTCGATCTGGCGCACGCTCAGCGCCCCGCCCATCGAAGCTGTGGTGCACTACGGCCCGCCGGAGCTGGCGGGCGAACGCGACCGGCGTACCTGGACGCAGCACCTGCACGACACGGTCAATAAACTCCGTCGCAGCTGA
- the pyrR gene encoding bifunctional pyr operon transcriptional regulator/uracil phosphoribosyltransferase PyrR: protein MTTPSPGMSGSLVLDAEALYRELLRGVRSMLTPTTRLAGIASGGAWLAERLQKDLGLEGPAGVLSSVMHRDDFAQRGLSASAQTALPFDVNGADVLVLDDVLYTGRTIRAVLNELFDYGRPASVRLAVLVDRGGRELPVQADFAAARVALPAAQSLALARGDSGTFQFQVQDKD, encoded by the coding sequence ATGACCACCCCATCCCCCGGAATGTCCGGCAGCCTGGTGCTAGACGCCGAGGCGCTGTACCGCGAGCTGCTGCGCGGCGTGCGCAGCATGCTCACCCCCACCACGCGCCTGGCGGGCATTGCCTCGGGCGGTGCCTGGCTGGCCGAGCGCTTGCAAAAAGACCTGGGCCTGGAAGGGCCCGCCGGTGTGCTCTCTTCGGTGATGCACCGCGACGACTTCGCCCAGCGCGGCCTGTCGGCCAGCGCACAGACCGCGCTGCCGTTTGATGTGAACGGAGCCGACGTGCTGGTGCTCGACGACGTGCTCTACACCGGCCGCACCATCCGCGCCGTGCTCAACGAGCTGTTCGACTACGGCCGCCCCGCCAGCGTACGCCTGGCCGTGTTGGTGGACCGGGGTGGGCGCGAGCTGCCCGTGCAGGCCGACTTTGCCGCCGCGCGCGTGGCGCTGCCCGCCGCCCAGTCGCTGGCCCTGGCGCGGGGCGACAGCGGCACCTTCCAATTCCAAGTCCAGGACAAAGACTAA
- a CDS encoding dihydroorotase, whose protein sequence is MKILIQNGRVIDPASGLDQTCDIALAAGRIVGVNRVPPDFAPNRTINAAGCIVLPGLVDLAARLREPGHEHEGMLESEMAAAVAGGVTSLVCPPDTDPVLDEPGLVEMLKFRAEKLHQSRLFPLGALTRGLAGEVLTEMAELTESGCVGFGQAEVPLASTQVLQRALQYAATFGYTVWLRPQEMHLGKGVAASGALATRLGLSGVPVAAETIALHTIFELLKTTGARVHLCRLSSAAGVDLVRRAKADGLKVTADVSMNSLHLTENDIGFFDSRARLTPPLRQQRDRDALSAALLDGTIDALVSDHTPVDEDAKTLPFAEAEPGATGLELLLSLALKWSQDSGVPLQRALAVVTAEPARVLGNALGTLQASVGQIVEGGVGDLCIFDPQAAWTVQDDALASQGKHTPFSGYELPGRVRMTLVGGQVAFDRS, encoded by the coding sequence ATGAAGATACTGATCCAGAACGGCCGTGTGATCGACCCCGCCTCGGGCCTTGACCAGACCTGCGACATCGCGCTGGCGGCAGGCCGCATCGTGGGGGTCAACCGCGTGCCGCCCGACTTTGCGCCCAACCGCACCATCAACGCTGCCGGCTGCATCGTGCTGCCCGGCCTGGTGGACCTGGCGGCGCGGCTGCGCGAGCCGGGCCACGAGCACGAAGGCATGCTCGAATCCGAGATGGCCGCAGCCGTGGCCGGCGGCGTGACCAGCCTGGTCTGCCCGCCCGACACCGACCCCGTGCTCGACGAGCCCGGCCTGGTGGAGATGCTCAAGTTCCGCGCCGAGAAACTGCACCAGTCGCGCCTGTTTCCGCTGGGCGCTTTGACCCGCGGTTTGGCCGGCGAGGTGCTGACCGAGATGGCCGAGCTGACCGAGTCCGGCTGCGTGGGCTTTGGCCAGGCCGAGGTGCCGCTGGCCAGCACCCAGGTGCTGCAGCGCGCGCTGCAATACGCCGCCACCTTTGGCTACACGGTGTGGTTGCGCCCGCAGGAGATGCATCTGGGCAAGGGTGTGGCCGCCAGCGGTGCGCTGGCCACGCGGCTGGGCCTGTCGGGCGTGCCCGTGGCGGCCGAGACCATTGCGCTGCACACCATTTTTGAACTGCTCAAGACCACCGGCGCGCGCGTGCACCTGTGCCGCCTCAGCAGCGCTGCGGGTGTGGATCTGGTGCGCCGCGCCAAGGCCGATGGCCTGAAAGTCACGGCCGACGTCAGCATGAACTCGCTGCACCTCACCGAGAACGACATCGGCTTCTTTGACAGCCGCGCGCGCCTGACGCCGCCGTTGCGCCAGCAGCGCGACCGCGACGCCCTGAGTGCAGCGCTGCTCGATGGCACCATCGATGCGCTGGTGTCCGACCACACCCCGGTCGATGAAGACGCCAAGACCCTGCCGTTTGCCGAGGCCGAACCCGGCGCCACGGGCCTGGAGCTGCTGCTGTCGCTGGCACTCAAGTGGTCGCAGGACAGCGGCGTGCCCTTGCAGCGCGCGCTGGCCGTGGTCACCGCCGAGCCCGCACGCGTGCTGGGCAACGCGCTGGGCACCTTGCAGGCCAGCGTGGGCCAGATCGTGGAAGGCGGCGTGGGTGACCTCTGCATCTTCGACCCGCAGGCCGCCTGGACGGTGCAGGACGACGCGCTCGCCAGCCAGGGCAAACACACGCCCTTCTCGGGCTACGAGCTGCCCGGCCGCGTGCGCATGACCCTGGTGGGCGGACAGGTCGCTTTCGACCGCAGCTGA
- a CDS encoding aspartate carbamoyltransferase catalytic subunit has translation MLHKRNPQLNKNGELIHLLSIEGLPRDIVTHILDTAANFVSVNDREVKKVPLLRGKSVFNLFFENSTRTRTTFEIAAKRLSADVINLDIARSSASKGESLLDTIANLSAMAADLFVVRHSESGAPYLIAQHVAPHVHVINAGDGRHAHPTQGLLDMYTIRHYKKDFSNLTVAIVGDVLHSRVARSDIHGLTTLGCAEVRVVGPRTLVPSDMAQMGVRVCHTLEEGIKDADVVIMLRLQNERMSGALLPSSQEYFKSFGLTQEKLQLAKPDAIVMHPGPINRGVEIDSAVVDGKQSVILPQVTFGIAVRMAVMSIVAGNEA, from the coding sequence GTGCTGCACAAGCGCAACCCCCAACTCAACAAGAACGGCGAGCTGATCCACCTGCTGTCCATCGAGGGCCTGCCGCGCGACATCGTCACGCACATCCTCGACACGGCCGCCAACTTCGTGAGCGTGAACGACCGCGAAGTGAAGAAGGTACCTCTGCTGCGCGGCAAGAGCGTGTTCAACCTGTTCTTCGAGAACAGCACGCGCACCCGCACCACCTTCGAGATCGCGGCCAAGCGCCTGTCGGCGGACGTGATCAACCTGGACATCGCGCGCAGCTCGGCCAGCAAGGGCGAATCGCTGCTCGACACCATCGCCAACCTGAGCGCGATGGCCGCCGACCTGTTCGTGGTGCGGCACAGCGAGTCGGGTGCGCCGTACCTCATCGCCCAGCACGTGGCCCCCCATGTGCACGTGATCAACGCGGGCGACGGCCGCCATGCCCATCCCACGCAGGGGTTGCTGGACATGTACACCATCCGCCACTACAAGAAGGACTTCAGCAACCTCACCGTGGCCATCGTGGGTGACGTGCTGCACTCGCGCGTGGCGCGCTCCGACATCCACGGCCTGACCACCTTGGGCTGTGCCGAAGTGCGCGTGGTGGGCCCGCGCACGCTTGTGCCATCTGACATGGCGCAGATGGGCGTGCGCGTGTGCCACACGCTCGAAGAAGGCATCAAGGACGCCGACGTGGTCATCATGCTGCGCCTGCAGAACGAGCGCATGAGCGGAGCGCTGCTGCCGTCCAGCCAGGAATACTTCAAGAGCTTCGGCCTCACGCAGGAGAAGCTGCAACTGGCCAAGCCCGACGCCATCGTCATGCACCCCGGCCCCATCAACCGTGGCGTGGAGATCGACTCCGCCGTGGTCGATGGCAAGCAGAGCGTGATCCTGCCGCAGGTGACCTTCGGCATCGCAGTGCGCATGGCGGTCATGTCCATCGTCGCGGGGAATGAAGCGTGA
- a CDS encoding YqgE/AlgH family protein, which yields MSFDSAPINLTHHFLIAMPGLEDESFARSVVYLCEHSERGALGLIINKPTDITLKGLFDKVDLSLRREDLTKEPVFQGGPVQTERGFVLHEPMLMDKGETDESAYASTMTIPGGLEMTTSKDVLEALSTGAGPRRVLITLGYSSWGEGQLESELAENAWLTVAADLSVIFDTPVPERYDRALSLLGLQAWMLSPEAGHA from the coding sequence ATGTCTTTCGATTCTGCGCCCATCAACCTGACGCATCATTTCCTGATCGCGATGCCCGGCCTGGAAGATGAGTCTTTTGCGCGCAGCGTCGTCTATCTGTGCGAGCACAGCGAGCGCGGTGCGCTCGGCCTCATCATCAACAAGCCCACCGATATCACCCTCAAGGGCCTGTTCGACAAGGTGGACCTGTCCCTGCGCCGCGAGGACCTCACCAAAGAGCCCGTTTTCCAAGGCGGCCCGGTGCAGACCGAGCGCGGTTTTGTACTGCACGAACCCATGCTCATGGACAAGGGGGAAACCGACGAGTCGGCCTATGCCTCCACCATGACCATCCCCGGTGGCCTGGAGATGACCACCTCCAAGGACGTGCTCGAAGCCCTGTCCACGGGCGCCGGCCCCCGCCGCGTGCTCATCACGCTGGGGTACTCGTCCTGGGGCGAGGGCCAGCTCGAATCTGAGTTGGCCGAGAACGCCTGGCTCACCGTGGCGGCCGATCTGTCGGTGATCTTCGACACCCCAGTGCCCGAGCGTTACGACCGGGCCCTGTCGCTCCTGGGCCTGCAGGCCTGGATGCTGTCGCCCGAGGCGGGGCACGCATGA